Proteins encoded by one window of Microcebus murinus isolate Inina chromosome 2, M.murinus_Inina_mat1.0, whole genome shotgun sequence:
- the AMIGO1 gene encoding amphoterin-induced protein 1 — MQPQRDLRGLWLLLLSLFLLLFEVARAGRPVVTCPAACLCASNILSCSKQQLPNVPHSLPSYTALLDLSHNNLSRLRAEWTPTRLTHLHSLLLSHNHLNFISSEAFSPVPNLRYLDLSSNQLRTLDEFLFSELQALEVLLLYNNHIVAVDRSAFDDMAQLQKLYLSQNQISRFPLELVKEGTRLPKLTLLDLSSNKLNKLPLPDLQKLPAWIKNGLYLHNNPLHCDCELYQLFSHWQYRQLSSVMDFQEDLYCMNSKKLHNVFNLSFLNCSEYKERAWEAHLGDNLTIKCDTKQQGMTKMWVTPSNERVLDEVANGTVTVSKDGSLHFRQVQVEDGGVYTCYAMGETFNETLSVELKVYNSTLHGHHDTLNTAYTTLVGCILSVVLVLIYLYLTPCRCWCRGVEKPSSHQGDSLSSSMLSTTPNHDPMAGGDKDDGFDRRVAFLEPAGPGQGQNGKLKPGNTLPVPEATGKGQRRMSDPESVSSVFSDTPIVV; from the coding sequence ATGCAACCCCAGCGTGACCTGCGAGGCCTCTGGCTCCTGCTGCTGTCCTTGTTCCTGCTCCTTTTTGAGGTGGCCAGAGCCGGCCGCCCCGTGGTTACCTGTCCTGCCGCCTGCTTGTGCGCCAGCAACATCCTAAGCTGCTCCAAGCAGCAGCTGCCCAACGTGCCCCATTCCTTGCCCAGTTACACAGCACTGCTGGACCTCAGCCACAACAACCTGAGCCGCCTGCGGGCTGAGTGGACCCCCACCCGCCTGACCCACCTGCACTCCCTGCTGCTGAGCCACAACCACCTGAACTTCATCTCCTCTGAGGCCTTTTCCCCAGTACCCAACCTGCGCTACCTGGACCTCTCCTCCAACCAGCTGCGTACACTGGATGAGTTCCTGTTCAGTGAACTGCAAGCACTGGAGGTGCTGCTGCTCTACAATAACCACATTGTGGCGGTGGACCGCTCCGCCTTTGACGACATGGCCCAACTGCAGAAACTCTACTTGAGCCAGAACCAGATCTCCCGATTCCCTCTGGAACTGGTCAAGGAAGGAACCAGGCTACCCAAACTAACACTCCTGGATCTCTCCTCTAACAAGCTGAATAAGTTGCCACTGCCCGACCTGCAGAAGCTTCCAGCATGGATCAAGAATGGGCTGTACCTACACAACAACCCCCTGCACTGCGACTGTGAGCTCTACCAACTCTTTTCACACTGGCAGTATCGGCAGCTGAGCTCCGTGATGGACTTTCAGGAGGATCTATACTGCATGAACTCCAAGAAGCTGCACAATGTCTTCAACCTGAGTTTCCTCAACTGCAGCGAGTACAAGGAGCGTGCCTGGGAGGCCCACCTGGGTGACAACTTGACCATCAAGTGTGATACCAAGCAGCAGGGGATGACCAAGATGTGGGTGACACCAAGCAATGAACGGGTGCTAGATGAGGTGGCCAATGGCACGGTAACAGTGTCCAAGGATGGCAGTCTTCATTTCCGGCAGGTGCAGGTCGAGGACGGTGGTGTGTATACCTGCTATGCCATGGGGGAGACTTTCAATGAGACACTGTCTGTGGAACTGAAAGTGTACAATTCCACCTTACACGGACACCATGACACCCTCAATACAGCCTATACCACCCTAGTGGGCTGTATCCTCAGTGTGGTCCTGGTCCTCATATACCTATACCTCACCCCTTGCCGCTGCTGGTGCCGGGGTGTAGAGAAGCCTTCCAGCCATCAAGGAGACAGCCTCAGCTCTTCCATGCTTAGTACCACACCCAACCATGATCCTATGGCTGGTGGGGACAAAGATGATGGTTTTGACCGGCGGGTGGCCTTCCTGGAACCTGCTGGACCTGGGCAGGGTCAAAACGGCAAGCTCAAGCCAGGCAACACCTTGCCAGTGCCCGAGGCAACAGGCAAGGGCCAACGGAGGATGTCAGATCCAGAATCAGTCAGCTCGGTCTTCTCTGATACGCCCATTGTGGTGTGA